The following is a genomic window from Anopheles aquasalis chromosome 3, idAnoAquaMG_Q_19, whole genome shotgun sequence.
TTTTCTTGACCCTTCTGGCGACCACGGTGTTCTTCAGTATGTTCTATGTCTACTACTATGATGAGACGCTCGTTCCTCGGCTACGAGCCGTCATCCGTACTCAGGGTTTCTTCACCACGCCCTTCGTGTTTGCGCGCTTCGACCCGCACGGTGAGGCTGACGGGATTTCGGTGAACGTTAACTTTCAACCCGAGGGAGGAGTGGACCCAGTTCCTGAacaccgatcatcgatcgagacGGACATGTTGACGGTGGCGGAAGCCTGTTCATTCGATAATCCCATGTACGGTAGTACCAGCAAAGTAGACACTGGCAAGGAAGCCTACCAGGAGGTGGAATTACGTGTCAAGTAGCAGCGAACCTACCTTTCCGCGAACATCGCCAATAACGTCGTGCTTGTCCCGCAGACGTTCCAATCCCTTCAGCATGTATGTTCCAACCTCCAGCGAGTTCTTCTGAAGCTCTTCTTCATCAATAACCTACGGCGATAGAAGGGGGGCATAAATATGAAATAAAGCACGATTCGTAATCACACGCGAACAACACTTACATCGAGGACAGCCATTCCAACTGCACTTGCCAGCGGATTACCACCGAAGGTGTTAAAGTGGAGCGCTTGCGAAAGCACTTCGGCCACTTTGCGGGACGTTATGACCGCTCCGATGGGGAATCCATTGCCGATGCCTTTCGCCATCGTCACAATATCGGGCATCACGCCATGCCCTTCGAATCCCCAGTAGTGCTCTCCCGTTCTACCGAATCCGGATTGCACCTCATCCGCGACGAACAGTCCACCATTGGCGCGCACCAGATCGGCGGCTCGCTTCAGATAACCCTTCGGGTACTGCACCGTACCACCGACTCCTTGGATCGATTCCGCAAACATAGCAGCCACTTTGCCACGTGGTAACGAGTATTTGAACGTTTGCTCCAACTGTTCGTAGTACATCGTTGCAGCGCAGCAATCTTGGCCCGTCTTTCCGGAGCAATCGCAGTGGCGCGTGGTTTGTACCGGCGAATCGCGACAATTATTACCACCCCACAGTCCGGTATAGGGATCCGGGTTCATCACGTGATGGATGCCGTTCGCAACACCAGGCAACGGGTATCGCCACGTGGAATGGGCCGTTAGTCCCATCGTGTAGGGAGACGCTCCATGGTAGGCATTGCGGAAGCTGATGATATCATTATGGCCCGTGTAGAgtctggccatcatcatcgctagaTCGT
Proteins encoded in this region:
- the LOC126578589 gene encoding alanine--glyoxylate aminotransferase 2, mitochondrial isoform X2, with protein sequence MVLVIRLRGLSASRLRCHGNRRMLTTVPNTQLQETPALPKHEEVPVYKGKSYEDISALRKQYLTPNVTSYYKKPLLIHKGSMQNLYDHEGKRYLDMFGGIVTVSVGHCHPKVNAALKEQVDTLWHTTNIYMHPKVHEYAEKLVAKMPGDLKNVYFVNSGSEANDLAMMMARLYTGHNDIISFRNAYHGASPYTMGLTAHSTWRYPLPGVANGIHHVMNPDPYTGLWGGNNCRDSPVQTTRHCDCSGKTGQDCCAATMYYEQLEQTFKYSLPRGKVAAMFAESIQGVGGTVQYPKGYLKRAADLVRANGGLFVADEVQSGFGRTGEHYWGFEGHGVMPDIVTMAKGIGNGFPIGAVITSRKVAEVLSQALHFNTFGGNPLASAVGMAVLDVIDEEELQKNSLEVGTYMLKGLERLRDKHDVIGDVRGKGLMIGVELVADKDTRQHLSAPHFVDIWEMCKDMGVLFGRGGLNANVLRIKPPMCLTNADVDFALHVLDQALEKHPANKGL
- the LOC126578589 gene encoding alanine--glyoxylate aminotransferase 2, mitochondrial isoform X1; protein product: MVLVIRLRGLSASRLRCHGNRRMLTTVPNTQLQETPALPKHEEVPVYKGKSYEDISALRKQYLTPNVTSYYKKPLLIHKGSMQNLYDHEGKRYLDMFGGIVTVSVGHCHPKVNAALKEQVDTLWHTTNIYMHPKVHEYAEKLVAKMPGDLKNVYFVNSGSEANDLAMMMARLYTGHNDIISFRNAYHGASPYTMGLTAHSTWRYPLPGVANGIHHVMNPDPYTGLWGGNNCRDSPVQTTRHCDCSGKTGQDCCAATMYYEQLEQTFKYSLPRGKVAAMFAESIQGVGGTVQYPKGYLKRAADLVRANGGLFVADEVQSGFGRTGEHYWGFEGHGVMPDIVTMAKGIGNGFPIGAVITSRKVAEVLSQALHFNTFGGNPLASAVGMAVLDVIDEEELQKNSLEVGTYMLKGLERLRDKHDVIGDVRGKGLMIGVELVADKDTRQHLSAPHFVDIWEMCKDMGVLFGRGGLNANVLRIKPPMCINRTDADYALTVIDYCCDQHLKKRKRGSTWRRHTSQPL